The following are encoded together in the Planococcus antarcticus DSM 14505 genome:
- a CDS encoding fructose bisphosphate aldolase: protein MNQEQMEFVKNGKGFIAALDQSGGSTPKALALYGVLEDQYSTEEEMYDLIHEMRTRVMTAPSFSSDSIIGAILFEQTMDRKVEGHYTPDYLWQKKGVVPFLKVDKGLADEENGVQVMKLISDLDDVLKRANERNIFGTKMRSVIKKANSEGIQKVVEQQFEIGKQILAAGLVPILEPEVDINSKDKEQSEKILKEEMLKHLDQLSDDQNVMIKITIPTVDNYYKELIDHPRVLRVVALSGGYKRDDANKKLAANKGLIASFSRALSEGVSASQSDEEFNAMLENSIKGIYEASIT from the coding sequence ATGAATCAGGAACAAATGGAATTCGTAAAAAACGGCAAAGGTTTTATTGCTGCACTTGACCAAAGTGGTGGCAGCACGCCGAAAGCATTGGCACTTTACGGCGTTTTGGAAGACCAATACTCTACGGAAGAAGAAATGTATGACTTGATCCATGAAATGCGGACGCGCGTCATGACGGCACCTTCTTTCAGTTCTGATTCGATTATCGGCGCAATCCTTTTCGAACAAACGATGGATCGTAAAGTGGAAGGGCATTATACACCTGATTATTTATGGCAGAAAAAAGGCGTCGTGCCTTTCCTGAAAGTTGACAAAGGGCTCGCGGATGAAGAAAACGGCGTTCAAGTCATGAAGCTAATTTCAGATTTGGATGATGTGTTGAAGCGTGCCAACGAACGAAATATCTTCGGAACGAAAATGCGTTCCGTGATCAAGAAAGCTAATTCTGAAGGCATCCAAAAAGTGGTCGAGCAGCAATTTGAAATCGGCAAACAAATTCTCGCAGCCGGCCTGGTTCCGATTCTCGAGCCTGAAGTGGACATTAACAGCAAAGACAAAGAACAATCCGAAAAAATCCTCAAAGAGGAAATGTTGAAGCACTTGGATCAGTTGAGTGACGATCAGAACGTTATGATTAAAATCACCATTCCAACAGTCGATAATTACTACAAAGAATTGATCGACCACCCCCGCGTGCTTCGAGTAGTTGCACTATCTGGTGGGTACAAACGGGATGATGCTAACAAGAAATTAGCCGCCAACAAAGGGCTTATCGCCAGCTTTTCTCGCGCTTTATCTGAAGGTGTCAGCGCCAGCCAATCAGATGAGGAATTCAATGCCATGCTTGAAAATTCCATCAAAGGCATTTACGAAGCGTCTATTACATGA
- a CDS encoding class I adenylate-forming enzyme family protein — protein MNITASLKQNAKRFSDKMAITCDGRTYSYQELNEEVNVLANGLIETGLQKGDKVSLFMKNSDYYVLAFFAVLKAGGVAVPVNYRLSPDESGYIFGQSESRFIFCDAEFERVITEGIKQAASLQQVIVHPVADNANYLSWENVLSENALEPSVDLLSTDDAEILYTSGTTGQPKGALFDHQRLANVCTSFVFGVEIGANDRLLHAVPLFHSAQLNLFLVTGILLGTSNVILRDFHPEKAIQAINEFQVTVFFGLPDMYSGLLQVPDVEEADLSTITKCMYGADPIDPDLVRKAMDFFGHQQFYNLCLLTEGGPGGIFLLPEQHENKLGSGGKQMYFTEVRVVNEEFLDVQPGTIGEFVIQGDLIMKEYYNKPEETEKAFKNGWLLTGDLATIDEDGFISLVDRKADRIISAGENIYSAEVERVISGHPQVAEAATVGLPEEEWGEIVGVIIVPKDGETIEEEQLMDYFLEHLPGYKIPRKYMIAEFLPRNSSGKIMKYQLRELHISEFEWFRKIPESRY, from the coding sequence ATGAATATCACAGCATCACTCAAACAGAATGCTAAACGCTTTTCAGATAAGATGGCCATCACCTGCGATGGTCGGACATATTCGTATCAGGAGCTGAATGAAGAAGTAAACGTGTTGGCGAATGGACTGATAGAAACAGGCCTGCAAAAAGGCGATAAGGTTTCGTTGTTCATGAAAAACTCAGATTATTATGTCCTGGCTTTTTTTGCAGTGCTGAAGGCCGGGGGTGTTGCTGTACCGGTCAATTACCGGTTGAGCCCGGATGAAAGCGGATATATTTTCGGGCAATCTGAAAGTAGATTCATTTTTTGTGATGCAGAATTTGAACGTGTGATTACCGAAGGGATAAAACAGGCTGCTTCACTTCAGCAGGTGATTGTCCATCCCGTCGCTGATAACGCCAACTATCTCAGCTGGGAAAATGTATTAAGTGAAAATGCTCTGGAGCCTTCAGTCGATTTGCTAAGCACCGATGACGCTGAAATCCTTTATACTTCTGGCACTACCGGTCAACCTAAGGGGGCCTTATTTGATCATCAGCGTCTTGCCAATGTCTGCACTTCATTTGTTTTTGGGGTCGAAATCGGCGCCAATGATCGACTTCTGCATGCAGTGCCACTTTTCCACTCGGCTCAATTAAACCTGTTTTTAGTGACCGGCATCCTACTGGGAACATCGAATGTCATTCTGCGCGACTTTCATCCAGAAAAAGCGATCCAAGCCATCAATGAATTTCAGGTCACTGTTTTCTTCGGCTTGCCGGATATGTACAGTGGCTTGCTGCAAGTACCGGATGTAGAAGAAGCTGATTTGTCTACGATCACTAAATGCATGTACGGTGCAGATCCGATCGATCCGGATCTCGTTAGAAAGGCGATGGACTTTTTCGGGCATCAGCAATTCTACAATCTATGTTTGTTGACCGAAGGCGGACCGGGCGGTATATTTTTATTGCCAGAGCAGCACGAAAACAAACTCGGATCAGGCGGAAAGCAGATGTATTTCACCGAAGTACGGGTGGTGAACGAAGAATTTCTGGACGTCCAGCCTGGGACGATCGGGGAATTTGTTATCCAAGGTGATCTGATCATGAAGGAATACTACAACAAACCCGAGGAAACCGAAAAAGCATTCAAAAACGGCTGGCTGCTGACGGGAGATTTAGCAACAATCGACGAAGATGGATTTATCTCACTTGTAGACCGCAAGGCAGATCGCATCATTTCAGCAGGAGAAAATATTTATTCGGCTGAAGTGGAACGGGTCATCAGTGGTCATCCGCAAGTAGCTGAAGCTGCGACTGTCGGTTTGCCAGAAGAGGAATGGGGCGAAATCGTTGGTGTAATCATCGTGCCAAAAGATGGAGAGACCATCGAGGAAGAGCAATTGATGGATTATTTCCTGGAGCATCTGCCAGGGTATAAGATTCCGCGTAAGTACATGATCGCCGAATTTCTGCCGCGAAACTCCTCTGGGAAAATCATGAAATATCAATTGCGTGAACTGCACATCAGCGAATTCGAATGGTTCCGGAAAATTCCGGAAAGCCGCTATTAG
- a CDS encoding protein adenylyltransferase SelO translates to MNKKELTHTGWQLDNSYSRLPEIFYSRFAVNPVRSPKLVIFNEALAEILGLDPDELTSEDGVAILAGNQVPAGTIPLAQAYAGHQFGNFTMLGDGRALLIGEQLTPAGKRLDIQLKGSGRTPYSRGGDGRAALKPMLREYLISEAMHGLGIPTTRSLAVVETGELVSRETELPGAIMTRVADSHLRVGTFQYAARFGTKEDLKALADYALERHFPYVQDVSNRYLALFQEVIKRQAELIAKWQLTGFIHGVMNTDNMAISGETIDYGPCAFMDSFDSKTVFSSIDVQGRYAYDNQPMIAGWNLARFGESLLSLLHDTPEEALSMAQQELTKYIEQFKSHWLVGMRKKLGLFNEEVEDTELTEKLLDLMHTHHADYTNTFRALTFDKLHDSELFEAPEFKEWHSSWRARLQRQEESPEASHQLMRDSNPAVIPRNHRVEEALEAAEFQGDYSVLHRLLAVLANPYDHSPEQEAYTQPPEPESGPYQTFCGT, encoded by the coding sequence ATGAATAAAAAAGAACTAACCCATACCGGATGGCAGTTGGATAACAGCTACTCACGCCTACCTGAAATTTTTTACAGCAGGTTTGCTGTCAATCCAGTGCGTTCGCCTAAACTGGTGATTTTCAATGAAGCATTGGCGGAAATACTCGGACTGGATCCTGACGAATTAACGAGCGAAGATGGCGTTGCTATTTTGGCTGGCAACCAGGTTCCAGCAGGCACCATACCGCTTGCACAGGCTTATGCCGGACATCAATTCGGCAATTTCACAATGCTCGGCGACGGTCGTGCCTTATTAATTGGTGAACAGTTGACGCCTGCTGGCAAACGGCTCGATATTCAGTTGAAAGGCTCTGGCAGAACGCCTTATTCAAGAGGTGGCGACGGTCGTGCTGCACTTAAACCCATGCTTCGTGAATACCTCATCAGCGAAGCGATGCATGGACTCGGTATTCCGACAACACGCAGTCTTGCCGTCGTTGAAACGGGGGAACTGGTTAGCCGTGAAACAGAGCTTCCGGGTGCCATCATGACACGCGTCGCCGACAGTCATCTGCGCGTCGGTACTTTTCAGTATGCAGCGCGGTTCGGAACGAAAGAAGATTTGAAAGCACTAGCTGACTATGCGCTGGAGCGACATTTCCCATATGTCCAAGACGTTTCCAATCGCTATTTGGCATTGTTTCAAGAAGTCATTAAACGCCAAGCTGAATTAATCGCGAAATGGCAATTGACCGGTTTTATTCATGGCGTCATGAATACCGACAACATGGCCATCAGCGGTGAGACGATTGATTACGGACCCTGCGCATTCATGGACAGCTTTGATTCGAAGACGGTCTTCAGCTCGATTGACGTTCAAGGCCGCTATGCTTATGACAATCAACCGATGATCGCCGGATGGAATTTGGCACGCTTTGGCGAAAGTCTGCTGTCTTTGCTGCACGATACCCCTGAGGAAGCCCTCAGCATGGCACAACAAGAGCTTACCAAGTATATCGAACAGTTCAAGAGTCACTGGCTTGTGGGCATGCGAAAAAAACTCGGACTCTTTAATGAAGAAGTAGAGGATACGGAGTTGACGGAAAAGCTGTTAGACTTAATGCACACGCACCATGCCGATTACACCAATACCTTCCGGGCACTAACCTTCGATAAGCTGCATGACAGCGAATTATTTGAAGCACCGGAGTTCAAGGAATGGCACAGCTCTTGGCGGGCACGTCTGCAGCGTCAGGAAGAATCACCTGAAGCAAGCCATCAATTGATGCGCGACAGCAATCCGGCAGTCATCCCCCGCAACCATCGTGTAGAGGAAGCACTGGAAGCGGCGGAATTCCAGGGGGATTATAGTGTCCTCCACCGGCTTCTAGCGGTCCTGGCTAACCCGTATGACCACTCACCCGAACAGGAAGCCTATACACAACCACCAGAGCCGGAAAGTGGTCCGTACCAGACTTTCTGCGGAACATGA
- a CDS encoding aminotransferase-like domain-containing protein: MKTAFHFSKDIEMAFKNDPPGQWLSTLPPNCLRLSSGYPAPALVPSEEIKKAVTRLLDEERDLPLHYLGSPRVPQLKKFLQERMVQRGVEASSSKLIVTSGACQAIDLIARVLLDDDAVVIVESPTYMEALEIFQNYTEHYMTIPIDEDGLQTELLASMLANRKEKGLPLPRLLYTIPTYQNPTGTTLSTERRQHVLALAEQYDFLILEDDAYGELGFHDNPSLLKAMDTNNRVLYVGSLSKVVAPGMRIGWVVADQQIIEPLNWFKKDLSHPFNEATMASFLEVTNFDGHLKFLTSAYESKCASMLSALEEFLPPAVSWFVPKGGYFVWVKIPGVDTSKMLPKALAAGVSFVPGKYFFLDQEKGLEYLRLSFSYANEEEIVKGVELLGQVTGVNIPVTEDAE; the protein is encoded by the coding sequence ATGAAAACAGCTTTCCATTTTTCAAAAGATATTGAAATGGCTTTTAAAAACGATCCTCCTGGTCAGTGGCTTTCCACTTTGCCGCCAAACTGTCTACGTCTCAGCTCAGGGTATCCGGCACCTGCGTTAGTTCCTTCTGAAGAAATCAAGAAAGCGGTAACGCGTTTGCTAGACGAAGAGCGGGACTTGCCGCTTCATTATCTTGGCAGTCCACGGGTTCCGCAGCTAAAGAAATTTCTTCAAGAACGGATGGTACAGCGCGGTGTAGAGGCATCCAGCAGCAAACTAATCGTAACATCTGGCGCTTGCCAAGCCATTGATTTGATTGCCCGCGTTTTATTGGATGACGACGCTGTAGTCATTGTTGAATCACCGACCTATATGGAAGCTCTGGAAATTTTCCAGAACTATACTGAACATTATATGACGATTCCGATTGATGAAGACGGATTGCAGACAGAACTATTGGCGTCCATGCTGGCGAATCGCAAAGAAAAAGGGCTGCCTCTTCCGCGTTTGCTGTACACCATTCCGACTTATCAGAATCCGACCGGTACGACATTATCGACTGAACGCAGACAGCATGTGCTAGCGCTTGCAGAACAATACGATTTTCTCATTTTGGAAGATGATGCCTACGGAGAACTGGGTTTTCATGACAACCCGAGCTTACTGAAAGCAATGGACACCAATAACCGTGTGCTTTATGTAGGATCATTGTCAAAGGTGGTGGCACCAGGTATGCGAATTGGCTGGGTGGTGGCAGATCAACAAATAATTGAGCCATTAAATTGGTTCAAAAAAGACTTGAGCCATCCGTTTAACGAAGCAACAATGGCCTCATTCCTTGAAGTCACCAATTTTGATGGGCATTTGAAATTTCTGACGAGTGCCTATGAGTCTAAATGTGCGTCTATGCTGTCGGCGTTGGAAGAGTTCCTGCCGCCAGCTGTTTCTTGGTTTGTTCCAAAAGGGGGCTACTTTGTTTGGGTCAAAATTCCAGGGGTTGATACGTCCAAAATGCTCCCCAAAGCATTGGCTGCAGGCGTTTCGTTCGTACCCGGTAAATACTTTTTTCTTGATCAGGAAAAAGGTCTTGAGTATCTCCGCTTGTCCTTCAGCTACGCCAATGAAGAAGAGATTGTGAAAGGTGTAGAATTACTGGGACAAGTGACAGGAGTGAACATCCCGGTAACTGAGGATGCAGAGTAA
- a CDS encoding NADH-dependent flavin oxidoreductase, translating to MIITTQHIFEPFTFTSGLTIKNRVLMAPMTTSSSDENGDVTEEELIYYKRRAESGLGAVITACAHVEPLGIGFANPFGADSDERMDSLKRLAASIQQGDAKAILQLYHAGRMSNKKLLKGEQPVSASAVPAVRTNAETPREMTSEEIEATINAFGEATRRAIEAGFDGVEIHGANTYLIQQFFSPHSNVRTDKWGGDVTKRMAFPLAVIRSIQEAVAEHADKPFVVGYRVSPEEREEPGITMDDTLSFLTAIADQGIDYIHVSVGRFFGGSIRGEDSRSRVEIIQQHIGSRLPVIGVGGLQTLEQVKEALAVTPLVSLGHALIMDPDWLAKVKKSRDEEVFQAIYLSKKEQLDIPENLWNMVTNAPGWFRVEE from the coding sequence ATGATCATTACAACACAACATATATTCGAGCCGTTTACTTTTACATCAGGACTGACCATTAAAAATCGTGTCCTGATGGCACCGATGACGACCTCGTCCTCGGATGAGAATGGCGACGTCACGGAAGAAGAGTTGATTTATTACAAACGTCGTGCTGAAAGTGGGCTGGGTGCTGTCATTACAGCCTGCGCACATGTCGAGCCGCTAGGTATAGGGTTTGCCAATCCCTTTGGCGCAGACAGTGATGAGCGAATGGATAGCTTGAAACGGTTGGCTGCATCTATTCAACAAGGTGATGCAAAAGCAATCTTGCAACTATACCATGCAGGACGTATGTCAAATAAAAAGCTTTTAAAAGGTGAACAGCCGGTATCAGCGAGCGCTGTCCCAGCAGTGCGAACCAATGCGGAAACACCACGCGAAATGACATCTGAAGAAATCGAAGCAACAATTAATGCCTTCGGCGAAGCGACAAGACGTGCTATCGAGGCAGGCTTCGATGGTGTGGAAATACACGGTGCCAATACGTATTTGATTCAGCAATTCTTCTCTCCTCATTCCAATGTTCGAACCGATAAATGGGGAGGCGATGTTACCAAACGTATGGCATTTCCGTTGGCGGTCATCAGGTCGATTCAGGAAGCGGTCGCTGAGCATGCCGATAAACCGTTCGTGGTCGGCTATCGCGTCAGTCCGGAAGAAAGAGAAGAGCCGGGCATTACAATGGACGATACCTTATCTTTCTTAACCGCCATTGCTGATCAGGGCATCGATTATATTCATGTATCAGTTGGAAGATTTTTCGGCGGGTCAATTCGCGGAGAAGATAGCCGGTCACGCGTGGAAATAATTCAACAGCACATCGGCAGTCGTTTACCGGTGATCGGGGTAGGCGGCCTGCAGACGCTTGAGCAAGTGAAGGAAGCGTTAGCCGTAACTCCGCTCGTGTCGCTTGGCCATGCGTTAATCATGGATCCCGACTGGCTAGCGAAGGTCAAAAAGAGCCGTGATGAGGAAGTTTTCCAAGCGATCTATTTGAGCAAAAAAGAACAGCTCGATATCCCGGAAAACTTGTGGAACATGGTGACGAATGCACCAGGCTGGTTCAGGGTTGAGGAATGA
- a CDS encoding protein kinase family protein has translation MKKTWEELAESLTAIKVAAHPDNEPVSIEGIMDGFRCIGVGTDAAVFQFLEAPEYAFKVYADDKKDKLEAEAKVYAQIGSSRYFSSCYGVNDRLLVIKYEEGLTLFDCLLQGVHVPDQVIQDVEAARDYIRQIGLNPRDIHLKNILLQNGRAKLLDVSEYIKPGNDFRWEHLKKAYEEYYVVIDGKPMPFWLLDTIRKWYHHWNRYSSSFDEFMKNVSKQMSYWK, from the coding sequence ATGAAGAAAACATGGGAGGAATTAGCAGAATCGCTGACAGCTATTAAAGTAGCGGCACATCCGGACAATGAACCGGTAAGTATTGAAGGGATTATGGACGGATTTCGCTGCATTGGAGTAGGAACAGATGCGGCAGTGTTTCAATTTTTAGAGGCTCCGGAATACGCATTCAAGGTGTATGCAGATGACAAGAAGGATAAGCTCGAAGCCGAGGCGAAGGTTTATGCGCAAATTGGCTCGTCCCGTTATTTTTCTAGTTGTTATGGTGTGAATGACCGGCTGCTGGTGATCAAGTATGAAGAAGGTTTAACCCTGTTTGATTGTCTTCTGCAGGGAGTCCATGTTCCTGACCAGGTTATTCAAGATGTCGAAGCGGCAAGGGATTATATTCGTCAAATCGGATTGAATCCTCGGGACATCCATCTGAAGAATATTTTATTGCAGAACGGTCGAGCAAAGCTACTTGACGTTTCAGAGTATATAAAGCCTGGCAATGATTTTAGATGGGAACATTTGAAGAAAGCGTACGAAGAGTATTACGTGGTCATCGACGGCAAACCGATGCCATTCTGGCTGCTAGATACTATTAGGAAGTGGTACCATCACTGGAACCGCTATTCGTCTTCCTTTGATGAATTCATGAAGAATGTATCAAAGCAGATGAGCTATTGGAAATAG
- a CDS encoding type 1 glutamine amidotransferase family protein — MSNKKVLFVLLDDYADWEAGSLAAALNEEPEGQGQQVDVKTVSLTKDPIKSIGGFTVLPDYGLDDVPEDFAGLILIGGNSWRKKDSERVMKLVHKALEKEVVLGAICDATVFLGRNGLLNNIPHTSNHLEDLKETAGESYSNETGYLHQQAVRSGQIITANGSAFLEFGKKVLEALSAAPQVEIDEWYGFFKQGYHEYMKTEQ; from the coding sequence ATGAGCAATAAGAAAGTTCTCTTTGTGCTATTGGATGACTATGCGGATTGGGAAGCTGGCTCATTGGCAGCTGCGCTGAACGAAGAGCCGGAAGGTCAGGGGCAACAGGTTGATGTAAAGACGGTGTCGCTGACGAAAGATCCGATCAAATCGATTGGTGGCTTTACGGTGTTGCCGGATTACGGATTGGATGATGTACCGGAGGATTTTGCAGGATTGATCTTAATCGGCGGCAATTCCTGGCGAAAAAAAGATAGCGAACGTGTCATGAAGCTGGTCCATAAAGCTCTTGAAAAAGAAGTTGTTCTCGGTGCAATTTGTGACGCGACTGTATTCTTAGGAAGAAACGGCCTATTGAACAACATTCCGCATACTAGCAATCACCTAGAAGATCTAAAGGAGACAGCGGGAGAGAGCTATAGCAATGAGACCGGCTATCTCCACCAGCAGGCCGTCCGGAGCGGACAAATCATCACCGCCAACGGCTCGGCATTTTTGGAGTTCGGAAAAAAAGTGCTAGAAGCGTTGAGTGCGGCACCGCAAGTTGAGATTGACGAGTGGTACGGTTTTTTCAAACAAGGCTATCACGAATACATGAAAACGGAGCAATAG
- a CDS encoding DMT family transporter, which translates to MNAKAFSLALFSVLIWGSSFAAIRVGLQGGYDAGQNVLVRFLIASVLFLIFALWPGTKFRLPQKGDIIPILVLGWIGISVYHIFVTFGMETISAGTAGMLVGSGPIFTALIAFFILKERLTGIGWIGLGIGFIGILFIAFGSAGASLTLTNGALLVLIAAFASAIFFVFQKPLLTRYSAIELTAYFTWAGTLPFLIFSPGLFTAMQGATPEAHLATLYVGVFPAAIAYVTWATALSLANASSVSSLIYLEPAVAIVVAWMWLHELPTPLSLIGGVIAIGGVMIVNLMGRKRPVISGKTAESSF; encoded by the coding sequence TTGAACGCAAAAGCTTTTTCACTGGCATTATTTTCTGTTTTAATATGGGGCTCTTCTTTCGCAGCCATACGGGTCGGCCTGCAGGGTGGATACGATGCAGGACAGAATGTACTTGTCCGCTTCCTGATTGCTTCAGTACTATTCCTTATTTTCGCTTTATGGCCAGGAACGAAATTCCGTCTGCCCCAAAAAGGCGACATCATCCCGATTCTTGTACTGGGCTGGATTGGCATCAGCGTTTACCATATCTTTGTCACGTTCGGCATGGAAACAATCTCTGCCGGCACGGCCGGCATGCTGGTTGGTTCCGGACCGATTTTCACGGCATTGATCGCTTTCTTCATATTGAAAGAACGACTAACCGGAATCGGCTGGATCGGCCTTGGCATCGGCTTTATCGGCATTTTGTTTATTGCTTTCGGTTCAGCTGGCGCTTCTCTTACACTGACCAATGGTGCGTTGCTCGTATTGATCGCCGCGTTTGCCTCAGCCATTTTCTTTGTTTTTCAAAAGCCGCTGCTGACGCGTTACTCGGCGATTGAACTGACCGCTTACTTTACATGGGCTGGCACCTTGCCGTTTCTCATCTTCTCGCCCGGACTCTTTACTGCCATGCAAGGAGCCACTCCAGAAGCTCATTTGGCGACACTATATGTCGGCGTGTTTCCAGCCGCTATCGCCTACGTAACGTGGGCGACCGCTTTATCGCTCGCCAACGCCAGTTCGGTCTCGAGTTTAATTTACCTGGAACCGGCAGTCGCGATTGTCGTTGCTTGGATGTGGCTGCATGAGCTACCGACGCCACTTTCGCTTATTGGTGGCGTCATCGCGATTGGCGGCGTCATGATTGTCAATCTGATGGGCAGAAAACGCCCTGTGATTTCTGGGAAAACTGCCGAATCCTCTTTCTAA
- a CDS encoding PH domain-containing protein — protein sequence MADLSSTLAWTFTQEVDIPEEIQDLLVSGEEAKLAYKTIRDVAVITNKRLIISDKQGITGKKMEMYTIPFESIIMYSSENGGTFDLNSELEFWTKAGKFKLNLNKKVDIRKLDKLIAQYIL from the coding sequence ATGGCAGATTTATCATCGACGTTAGCTTGGACTTTTACGCAGGAAGTGGACATTCCGGAAGAAATTCAAGATTTATTGGTTTCCGGAGAGGAAGCTAAACTTGCTTATAAAACGATTCGGGACGTAGCGGTTATTACCAATAAACGGCTGATCATTTCTGATAAACAGGGAATAACGGGCAAGAAGATGGAAATGTATACGATTCCATTTGAATCTATTATTATGTACTCTTCGGAAAATGGCGGAACCTTTGATTTGAATTCTGAACTCGAATTTTGGACAAAGGCAGGGAAATTTAAATTGAATTTGAATAAAAAAGTGGACATCCGTAAATTAGATAAGCTGATTGCTCAATATATATTGTGA
- a CDS encoding BsuPI-related putative proteinase inhibitor yields the protein MKNKFWLGAFVMLLIALILAACGTGQGDEAANPPEEPATVEPGTGDESSEDIVEGEMKPAIEHVNGDIYRYSLVNQTGEPHTFEFTSSQRYDFSLANDSGEEVFLFSSVSTYLQALGEETLDQGDKLSYEFEIPALELDPGTYQLTAWLTPRQGETYKVTTDHVVE from the coding sequence ATGAAAAACAAATTTTGGCTCGGCGCCTTTGTGATGCTCTTGATCGCCTTGATTCTTGCAGCCTGCGGCACTGGACAAGGAGATGAAGCAGCAAACCCACCCGAAGAGCCAGCGACAGTAGAACCTGGCACAGGTGATGAATCGTCAGAAGACATTGTAGAAGGCGAAATGAAACCCGCTATCGAACACGTTAACGGCGATATCTACCGCTACAGCTTAGTAAATCAGACTGGAGAACCGCACACGTTCGAATTCACCAGCAGCCAGCGCTATGACTTTTCGCTCGCGAACGACAGCGGTGAAGAAGTTTTTCTCTTTTCATCCGTCAGTACGTATCTGCAGGCGTTAGGTGAAGAAACCCTCGATCAAGGGGACAAACTGAGTTACGAATTTGAAATCCCGGCTCTCGAACTTGATCCGGGCACCTATCAACTGACCGCATGGCTGACGCCAAGACAAGGCGAAACGTACAAAGTAACAACAGATCATGTGGTGGAATAA
- a CDS encoding 5'-methylthioadenosine/S-adenosylhomocysteine nucleosidase, with translation MKTGISNPILLSIMVVILLAVLAGCSSAAESSEAEKEQTKRPILIQGPMPIEAENFAERLENVEIEESGSTFEFYIGTVDGYPVIVSKTGKGMENTAAATAIAIEKYNPAAIINQGTSGGHDPELNVFDIVLGERTVNIGSMKTGDRVEGEGIEATEWKPMDVMASEGSAGEDPNAEKARYYEGDAELLAAANRVNDSYTQGKIVEGTIGSADLWNNEVDRINWFHKNYETSVEEMESASSAMISKAYDVPFLAIRILSNNKTNDGAYNPETAAANQEYVYEVVQEYIAFLEKE, from the coding sequence ATGAAGACAGGCATCAGCAATCCTATTTTATTATCCATCATGGTCGTAATCTTATTGGCGGTGCTGGCAGGATGCAGTTCAGCAGCAGAGTCTAGTGAAGCCGAAAAAGAACAAACAAAACGTCCAATCCTGATCCAAGGACCAATGCCGATCGAAGCTGAAAACTTCGCCGAGCGCTTGGAAAATGTTGAAATAGAAGAATCAGGTTCGACGTTTGAATTTTATATTGGCACCGTAGATGGCTATCCGGTCATTGTTTCGAAAACAGGCAAAGGTATGGAAAATACAGCGGCTGCAACGGCGATCGCTATCGAGAAATATAACCCGGCTGCCATCATCAACCAAGGAACATCTGGCGGGCATGATCCAGAGCTCAATGTTTTCGATATTGTTTTAGGCGAACGCACAGTTAATATCGGCTCAATGAAAACAGGAGACCGCGTTGAAGGAGAAGGCATCGAAGCGACAGAGTGGAAGCCGATGGATGTCATGGCTTCTGAAGGAAGTGCTGGGGAAGATCCGAATGCTGAAAAAGCCCGTTACTATGAAGGCGACGCAGAACTTTTAGCTGCAGCTAACCGAGTGAATGATAGCTACACACAAGGCAAGATTGTCGAAGGGACAATCGGTTCAGCTGACTTGTGGAATAATGAAGTAGACCGCATTAATTGGTTCCATAAAAACTACGAAACGTCAGTCGAAGAAATGGAATCGGCGTCTTCAGCAATGATTTCGAAAGCGTACGATGTACCGTTTCTAGCAATCCGTATTTTGTCGAATAATAAAACAAACGACGGTGCGTACAATCCAGAAACAGCAGCAGCGAACCAAGAATATGTCTACGAAGTTGTGCAGGAGTATATTGCTTTTTTGGAAAAAGAATAA